The following are encoded together in the Cervus elaphus chromosome 23, mCerEla1.1, whole genome shotgun sequence genome:
- the LOC122681621 gene encoding interferon gamma receptor 2-like yields the protein MRRPPPTLLPPLLVLLSGFGAAAPPADSLAPLPAPRNLKVHLYNAQQALSWEPVYLDGDPRPVVYQVQYKYSTSSNWYDVNKEDSKVDCTNLTRTECDFTANSLSEGFPWRFNISLRVRAKLGGLVSAWATAPWFEHYRNATIGPPENIRVTPEEGSLIIRLSAPFDVPASEAFFVYHVYYWEKAGGKQARVPRCFRSNFITLNDLKPLTVYCFQVKAELCLTKENVSRPGHLSNISCSETAADASVKLQQDILATATTFLVLLVVVGSCLFLVLKYRGLVKHWFHSPPSIPSQIEEYLKDPDQPILDALDKDSSPKDDAWDSVSIVTFPENEQEGSPQSADPSHQPTEGVP from the coding sequence ATGCGGCGGCCGCCGCCGACACTGCTGCCGCCGCTGCTCGTGCTTCTCAGCGGCTTCGGCGCCGCGGCGCCCCCCGCAGACTCCCTGGCCCCGCTGCCTGCTCCTCGAAACCTGAAGGTTCACCTGTACAACGCCCAGCAGGCGCTGAGCTGGGAGCCGGTGTACCTGGACGGCGACCCGAGGCCCGTGGTCTACCAGGTGCAGTATAAATACAGCACCAGTAGTAACTGGTATGACGTCAACAAAGAAGATAGCAAGGTGGATTGTACAAACCTCACCAGGACAGAGTGTGACTTCACCGCAAACAGCCTCTCGGAGGGATTCCCATGGCGTTTCAACATCTCTTTACGTGTTCGAGCTAAGCTGGGGGGCCTTGTTTCTGCCTGGGCAACAGCACCTTGGTTTGAACACTATCGGAATGCTACCATCGGGCCTCCAGAAAACATCCGGGTGACCCCAGAAGAAGGTTCCCTTATCATCAGGCTTTCTGCTCCCTTCGATGTCCCTGCCTCCGAGGCCTTTTTTGTGTATCATGTCTACTACTGggagaaggcaggaggcaaaCAGGCAAGAGTGCCACGCTGTTTCAGGAGCAACTTCATCACACTGAATGATTTAAAACCCTTAACAGTATACTGTTTTCAAGTCAAGGCAGAACTGTGTTTGACCAAAGAAAACGTCTCTCGACCTGGACATTTAAGCAACATATCTTGCTCTGAAACAGCAGCAGATGCCTCTGTCAAGCTTCAACAAGACATCCTGGCCACCGCGACAACCTTTTTGGTGCTGTTGGTGGTGGTAGGGTCCTGTCTCTTCCTGGTTCTGAAATACAGAGGCCTGGTTAAACACTGGTTTCACTCTCCGCCAAGCATTCCATCACAGATAGAAGAGTATTTAAAGGATCCGGATCAGCCCATCTTAGACGCCCTGGACAAGGACAGCTCGCCAAAGGATGACGCCTGGGACTCCGTGTCCATCGTGACGTTTCCAGAGAATGAACAAGAAGGGAGTCCCCAAAGCGCTGATCCGAGCCACCAGCCCACGGAAGGAGTTCCCTGA